From one Halosimplex rubrum genomic stretch:
- a CDS encoding ribosome assembly factor SBDS — MISLDEAVTARLESHGERFEVLVEPDAALAMKRGEFDGELEDVIAAEDVFENASRGDRPPENALEEVFGTTDPLAIIPEVVERGEIQITAEQRKEMQERKYRDLVNRITRNAVNPQMDDAPHPPDRIESALEQADFKVDPMEPVENQVDDALDALRPVIPIRFDTVKVAAQLPADYAGSGQAQVREFGDLEREEWQPDGSWVGVVEFPAGMQNEFYDLVNEVSSGEAETRILKDEDDIDTR, encoded by the coding sequence ATGATATCGCTCGACGAGGCCGTGACGGCGCGTCTCGAGTCCCACGGTGAGCGCTTCGAAGTGCTCGTCGAACCCGACGCCGCCCTCGCGATGAAGCGCGGCGAGTTCGACGGGGAACTGGAGGACGTGATCGCCGCCGAGGACGTCTTCGAGAACGCCTCCCGCGGGGACCGCCCGCCGGAGAACGCGCTCGAGGAGGTGTTCGGGACGACCGACCCGCTAGCGATCATCCCCGAGGTCGTCGAACGCGGCGAGATCCAGATCACCGCCGAGCAGCGCAAGGAGATGCAGGAGCGCAAGTACCGGGACCTGGTCAACCGCATCACGCGCAACGCGGTCAACCCCCAGATGGACGACGCGCCCCACCCGCCCGACCGCATCGAGAGCGCGCTGGAGCAGGCCGACTTCAAGGTCGATCCGATGGAGCCCGTCGAGAACCAGGTCGACGACGCGCTGGACGCGCTCCGGCCGGTGATCCCCATCCGCTTCGACACCGTGAAAGTCGCCGCCCAGCTGCCCGCGGACTACGCCGGCAGCGGCCAGGCGCAAGTGAGGGAGTTCGGCGACCTCGAACGCGAGGAGTGGCAGCCCGACGGCTCCTGGGTCGGCGTCGTCGAGTTCCCCGCCGGGATGCAAAACGAGTTCTACGACCTCGTCAACGAGGTCTCCAGCGGCGAGGCCGAGACGCGTATCCTCAAAGACGAGGACGACATCGACACCCGGTAG
- the psmA gene encoding archaeal proteasome endopeptidase complex subunit alpha — MQGQSQQQAYDRGITIFSPDGRLYQVEYAREAVKRGTASIGVRTADGVVLAVDKRIRSPLMERSSVEKIHKADDHIGIASAGHVADARQLIDFARRQAQVNQLRYGEPIGVETLTKSVTDHIQQYTQVGGARPFGVALIIGGIANGEPRLYETDPSGTPYEWKALAVGADRGDIREYLEDNYDEEMDLDGGVGLALEALASVNDGELAPEGIGIATISVDDEAFAEMSDAEKESHLDELDLLAVEEDDEDESDEE; from the coding sequence ATGCAGGGACAATCGCAACAGCAGGCGTACGACCGCGGGATCACGATCTTCTCGCCGGACGGCCGGCTCTACCAGGTCGAGTACGCCCGCGAAGCCGTCAAGCGCGGCACGGCGAGTATCGGCGTACGAACAGCTGACGGAGTCGTGCTGGCGGTGGACAAGCGCATCCGTTCGCCGCTGATGGAGCGTTCGTCCGTCGAGAAGATCCACAAGGCCGACGACCACATCGGCATCGCCAGCGCCGGCCACGTCGCCGACGCGCGCCAGCTCATCGACTTCGCCCGCCGCCAGGCGCAGGTCAACCAGCTGCGCTACGGCGAGCCCATCGGCGTCGAGACGCTCACGAAGTCGGTCACCGACCACATCCAGCAGTACACCCAGGTCGGCGGCGCCCGCCCGTTCGGCGTCGCGCTCATCATCGGCGGCATCGCCAACGGCGAGCCCCGCCTCTACGAGACCGACCCGTCGGGCACCCCCTACGAGTGGAAGGCCCTGGCCGTCGGCGCCGACCGCGGCGACATCCGCGAGTACCTCGAGGACAACTACGACGAGGAGATGGACCTCGACGGCGGCGTCGGCCTCGCCCTGGAGGCGCTCGCGTCGGTCAACGACGGCGAGCTCGCCCCCGAGGGCATCGGCATCGCCACCATCAGCGTCGACGACGAGGCGTTCGCCGAGATGAGCGACGCCGAGAAGGAGTCCCACCTCGACGAGCTCGACCTCCTCGCCGTCGAAGAGGACGACGAAGACGAGAGCGACGAGGAGTAA
- a CDS encoding Rpp14/Pop5 family protein, with product MKHLPKHLRPRWRYLAVELEAWPDAEVDRRAFQRELWFAAQNLVGDAGSAEADLSVVRFSFDDGAGHAIVRARRGEVDRARAVLACLDGVDGAEVGVRVRGVSGTVRACEEKYIRRRPEPSDQRNVVFENAERRAVGRDGRIDVRADDAFVGATELDL from the coding sequence GTGAAACACCTCCCGAAACACCTGCGACCGCGGTGGCGCTACCTCGCGGTCGAGCTGGAGGCGTGGCCCGACGCGGAGGTCGACCGCCGGGCGTTCCAGCGCGAGCTGTGGTTCGCGGCGCAGAACCTGGTCGGCGACGCCGGGAGCGCGGAGGCGGACCTGTCGGTGGTTCGCTTCTCGTTCGACGACGGCGCGGGCCACGCCATCGTGCGGGCGCGCCGGGGCGAGGTCGACCGCGCGCGGGCGGTGCTGGCGTGTCTGGACGGGGTCGACGGCGCGGAGGTGGGCGTCCGCGTGCGGGGGGTTAGCGGCACGGTGCGTGCCTGTGAAGAAAAGTATATACGACGCCGACCGGAACCTTCTGACCAGAGAAACGTCGTCTTCGAGAACGCCGAGCGGCGTGCCGTCGGTCGCGACGGCCGAATCGACGTGCGGGCCGACGACGCGTTCGTCGGGGCGACCGAACTCGATCTATAA
- a CDS encoding methyltransferase domain-containing protein, with translation MKRSLDEHAARFDEMAADYDDDESDEYRACASLVVEHADPRPGDTVLDLGTGTGAIALPLAEEAERVIGRDISEGMLEEAREKATDRGLSNVEFGEGRFREPAVPDDADVDVVTTNFAMHHLSDAEKRETLDAIAGLEPRRVVLGDVMFFDGPDPDDPFYSPEVDDPATVGTLADAFTAAGYALTAVERVHDQVGVLVAERVVPVGEPAEPVGGPDAADAEGGS, from the coding sequence ATGAAACGCTCGCTCGACGAGCACGCCGCCCGCTTCGACGAGATGGCGGCCGACTACGACGACGACGAGAGCGACGAGTACCGCGCCTGCGCGTCGCTGGTCGTCGAACACGCCGATCCCCGCCCCGGCGACACCGTCCTCGACCTGGGGACCGGAACGGGCGCCATCGCCCTCCCCCTGGCCGAGGAGGCCGAGCGCGTGATCGGCCGGGACATCAGCGAGGGGATGCTCGAGGAGGCCCGCGAGAAGGCGACCGACCGCGGACTCTCGAACGTCGAGTTCGGCGAGGGGCGGTTCCGCGAGCCGGCCGTCCCCGACGACGCCGACGTGGACGTGGTGACGACGAACTTCGCGATGCACCACCTCTCGGACGCCGAGAAGCGCGAGACGCTCGACGCGATCGCCGGGCTCGAACCGCGACGAGTCGTGCTCGGTGACGTGATGTTCTTCGACGGCCCCGACCCCGACGACCCCTTCTACAGCCCGGAGGTCGACGACCCGGCGACGGTCGGGACGCTCGCGGACGCGTTCACCGCCGCGGGCTACGCGCTGACGGCGGTCGAACGAGTCCACGACCAGGTGGGCGTCCTCGTCGCCGAGCGCGTGGTTCCCGTCGGGGAGCCGGCCGAACCGGTCGGTGGGCCCGACGCCGCCGACGCGGAGGGCGGCTCGTGA
- a CDS encoding RNase P subunit p30 family protein, with protein sequence MYEAVHARPDGEATVARQATTAAEYGFDGIVVRNHGDALAEFDAEEIAETYDVEVVEGVEIRAEDPSRASGFVGNHRRSKTVVAVHGGSAAINRFAVEQPAVDVLAHPMAGDGDVNHVLANAAAENGVRFEFSFRRVLRADGGRRVQAIRGLRKLREIVEDAGAPYVVSADPRSHLQLRAPRELVAVGEVLGFDADQIRTGLAEWGRLVDRNRRLASDAFVEPGVYREAAAEDGADVDDR encoded by the coding sequence ATGTACGAAGCCGTCCACGCCCGTCCCGACGGCGAGGCGACCGTCGCCCGCCAGGCGACGACCGCCGCCGAGTACGGCTTCGACGGGATCGTCGTCCGCAACCACGGCGACGCCCTCGCCGAGTTCGACGCCGAGGAGATAGCCGAGACGTACGACGTCGAAGTCGTCGAGGGCGTCGAGATCCGGGCGGAAGACCCCTCGCGAGCGAGCGGGTTCGTCGGCAACCACCGACGGTCGAAGACGGTCGTGGCGGTCCACGGCGGGTCGGCGGCGATCAACCGCTTCGCCGTCGAGCAGCCGGCCGTCGACGTGCTCGCCCATCCGATGGCCGGCGACGGCGACGTGAACCACGTCCTGGCGAACGCGGCCGCCGAGAACGGCGTCCGCTTCGAGTTCTCCTTCCGGCGAGTGCTCCGGGCCGACGGCGGCCGGCGCGTCCAGGCGATCCGCGGTCTCCGGAAGCTCCGCGAGATCGTCGAGGACGCCGGTGCGCCCTACGTCGTCAGCGCCGACCCGCGCAGTCACCTCCAGCTCCGGGCGCCCCGCGAACTCGTCGCCGTCGGCGAGGTGCTGGGCTTCGACGCCGACCAGATCCGGACGGGGCTGGCCGAGTGGGGTCGGCTCGTCGACCGGAACCGCCGGCTGGCGAGCGACGCGTTCGTCGAGCCGGGCGTCTACCGCGAGGCCGCCGCCGAGGACGGCGCCGACGTGGACGACCGGTAG
- a CDS encoding RNA-binding protein: MASVPLHYVDLRAFCYVTEDEERVESALRAFLPEDFEIERAASEGHHGDRIVVLSARVERADEIRHVLDRLGELDDVDAVVSELDERVDDNCAFYLTLDKQAAFRGEIERGDGITFRSKVEAYPADKPAAVENAREVFEAL; this comes from the coding sequence ATGGCCTCCGTCCCGCTGCACTACGTCGACCTGCGAGCGTTCTGCTACGTCACCGAGGACGAGGAGCGCGTCGAGTCGGCGCTGCGCGCGTTCCTCCCCGAGGACTTCGAGATCGAACGCGCGGCCTCGGAGGGGCACCACGGCGACCGCATCGTCGTCCTCTCGGCGCGCGTCGAGCGCGCCGATGAGATCCGTCACGTCCTCGACAGACTGGGCGAACTCGACGACGTCGACGCCGTCGTCTCCGAACTCGACGAGCGGGTCGACGACAACTGCGCCTTCTACCTGACGCTGGACAAGCAGGCGGCGTTCCGGGGCGAGATCGAGCGCGGCGACGGCATCACCTTCCGCTCGAAGGTCGAGGCCTACCCCGCCGACAAGCCCGCGGCCGTCGAGAACGCCCGCGAGGTCTTCGAGGCGCTCTGA
- a CDS encoding DUF1918 domain-containing protein, translated as MAFEEDDSVILRDEHSEYDGEAGTVTQVVETMFGDENYTVSFEDGQEAGVSEDQLEAAEE; from the coding sequence ATGGCATTCGAAGAGGACGACAGCGTCATCCTCCGCGACGAGCACAGCGAGTACGACGGCGAAGCGGGCACGGTCACGCAGGTCGTCGAGACGATGTTCGGCGACGAGAACTACACCGTCTCCTTCGAGGACGGGCAGGAAGCCGGCGTCTCCGAGGACCAGCTCGAAGCCGCCGAGGAGTAA